In a genomic window of Aeromicrobium panaciterrae:
- a CDS encoding DUF47 family protein, translated as MRFRIRPTETSFYDLFSEMAAHLVTGANLLAQMLDADTDKVALGEQMREAEHQADETTHKIVKRANSTFITPFDREDIYRLASSLDDVMDFMEETVDLVGLYELGDLPSDFAPQVEVLQRATQLTAEAMPKLRTMKDLDEYWIEINRLENQGDRSYRRAVAKLFSGSYKSLEVLKLKDVVDSLEHAIDALESVANTVEQIAVKES; from the coding sequence GTGCGTTTTCGCATTCGACCAACTGAGACATCGTTCTACGATCTGTTCTCCGAGATGGCAGCCCATCTCGTGACCGGAGCAAACCTCCTGGCACAGATGCTTGATGCGGACACTGACAAGGTCGCGCTCGGCGAGCAGATGCGTGAAGCTGAGCATCAGGCCGACGAAACAACCCACAAGATCGTGAAGCGCGCCAACAGCACGTTCATCACGCCGTTCGACCGCGAGGACATCTACCGCCTCGCCAGCAGCCTCGATGACGTCATGGACTTCATGGAAGAAACGGTCGACCTGGTCGGCTTGTACGAGCTTGGCGATCTGCCGTCCGACTTCGCACCTCAGGTCGAGGTGTTGCAGCGCGCGACCCAGCTCACCGCTGAGGCGATGCCGAAGCTGCGGACCATGAAGGACCTCGACGAGTACTGGATCGAGATCAACCGTCTCGAGAACCAGGGCGACCGGTCATACCGTCGCGCCGTCGCGAAGCTCTTCAGTGGCAGCTACAAGTCCCTCGAAGTGCTGAAGCTCAAGGACGTCGTCGACTCCCTTGAACACGCCATCGACGCGCTCGAGTCCGTCGCCAACACGGTGGAGCAGATCGCCGTCAAGGAGTCCTGA